Part of the Gramella sp. Hel_I_59 genome, TGCTACCGATGAGGTTCATATAAGACAGATCATAGAGACCTATAATATTAAGGAAGTTTACCTGATGGCTGCGATGCTTAGTGCTACTGCAGAAAAAGCTCCTAAGAAGGCCTGGGATCTTAATATGAATTCACTTTTCCATATTCTTGATTTTGCCAAGGAAGGTTTGATCGATAAGATCTTCTGGCCTTCCAGTATTGCTGTATTTGGGCCAACCACTCCAAAGGACAATACCCCACAGATTACTGCAATGGAACCTACCACGGTTTATGGAATTAGCAAGCAAACTGGTGAACGCTGGTGTGAGTACTATCATCAAAAATTTGGTGTGGATGTTAGAAGCATCAGGTATCCTGGTATCATTAGTTATAAAACCCTTCCGGGTGGCGGAACTACAGATTATGCGATCGAGATCTTCCATGAAGCCCTAAAGCAAAATGCATACACCAGTTTCCTGGATAAAGATGCGGCATTACCAATGATGTATATGGATGATGCGATCAAAGCTACAGTGGAAATTATGCAAGCTCCTTCGGAAGCTATTAAAGTAAGATCATCTTATAATCTTGCTGCGATAAGTTTTACGCCTGAAATATTAGCGGCAAACATTAGTAAGCATCTACCGGATTTTAAAATTTCTTACGATCCAGATTTCAGACAGGCTATTGCCGCGTCATGGCCATCAAGCATTGATGATTCATCGGCAAGACAGGATTGGGGTTGGGATCATGAATTCGATCTTGATAAAATGACCAAAACTATGCTAAAAGGGGTAGGACAAACTACAGAGCAAACTCATTAAATAACAAAAGCCGCTTTACAGCGGCTTTTTACTTTTTTGATTGGAAAAACTAATTACTCAACGATGCGAACATCTGTTGCGTTAACTCCTTTTTTCCCTTCAGTTTCTTCGTATTCTACTCGATCGCCTTCCTGAATAGTTTCACCATTCAAACCGGTAATGTGTACGAAAATGTCTCTTTTGGTGTCGTCATTTGTAATGAACCCATAACCTTTAGATTCATTGAAAAATTTTACTGTGCCTTGCATAATAATGATAATTAATAAAGAACAAACATAACAGTAAAATTTTTAGAATCTACTGGAAATCAGAATTTTTTGGGATTTTTGTAACTTTTAAAGTCGGTCAATTCCCTTGTCCCGCATTTTTTTCATGTTCTTTTCAGAAAGGGTATAGTCTTCTAATTTCTTGCCTCGCCATCTTACTACAAGGAAAATTGGCATTAGAATAAAGGCACTTGCCAGTACGGCAATTCCTATGATTCTGTCGCCGGTAAGTGTATCATCATTTAACCTGAAATAGAATCCTACACCTACTGCTATTAGAATAGCTATCACCAATAATTTCATAAATATCTTCATACTATACAGTAACTTCAATTAATTTCTGCCTATAGGCAGTTAACAATTTTGATTTGGAGATAAACCCGATATATTTTCCCTCACGAACAACCGGTAAGTTCCAGGCATTACTTTCCTGGAATTTTCGCATGATCTCCTTCATTCGGTCATTTTCAATGTCTATGATTTCCGGAGCCTGCTGCATGATCTCCTGCACCTTGACTTCATTATATAATTTTTCATTGAACATGATAGATCGTATATCATCTAGTAATATGATACCCATAAAATTCCGATTTTCATCAATAACAGGGAAAATATTACGTGAGGATTTCATCACTCCGTCATGGATAACATTTCCCAGGTTCATATCAATTTCCAGGGCGATAAAATTCTTTTCTACTACGCGACTAATGTTCATAAGTGTCAAAACCGTCTGATCTTTGTCATGCGTTAAAAGGTCACCACGTCTTGCCAGCTCCATGGTATACACAGAATGAGGTTCAAACTTAGTTGTGATCAAATAGGAAATAGCCGCAGTGATCATAAGCGGAATAAAAAGTTCGTACCCATGGGTAAGTTCAGCAATAAGGAAAATAGCGGTTAGTGGTGCGTGCAACACTCCGGCCATAAGTCCGGCCATTCCTACCAATGTAAAATTACTTACTGAGATCTCATTCCTGAAAATACCAAGATTGTTCACGACTAACGCGAAACAGTGTCCCATAGCGCTACCCATAAACATTACTGGTGCAAAGATCCCTCCAACACCGCCGGCACTAAAAGTCAATGCTGAAGCGATGATCTTAAAGATGACCAGACCTGCAAGCAAAATAATGACCACCCAGATATTCTCAAGGTAAGCGTTGAATAAATTTGTTCCCAGGGCTTCGAGATAATTTTCCTGCAAGAGGTTGTTGATCACGTTATAACCTTCACCATATAATGGAGGTATAAAATAAATAAGAACTCCCAGTCCCAATCCGGCAAAAATGAGCCTGACAAAAGGAGAGGTTATTTTAGCGAGCAGTTTGGTAGTACCAAAATAGATACGGGAAAAATATACCGAAAATGCTGCTGCTACGACACCCAGCACCAAATAATAAGGCACTTCAGAAATTGTAAATTGATCCTCTAAAGTGAAAGGTAAAATAATCTGACTTCCGAAGAAAAAATAGGAAGTAAGTATAGCAGATACCGAAGCAATTAGCAGCGGCAGGAGGGAAGCCAGCGTTAAATCAAGACTGAAAACTTCCACGGCAAAAATGATCGCGGCAATTGGAGCTTTAAAGATACTGGACATTGCACCTGCTGCGGCGCATCCAATAAGTAAGGTCCTGGATGCCTGATTCATCAAAAATATACGCGAAATATTAGAGCCCAGAGAAGCACCGGTCGCCACGGTTGGGCCTTCCAGTCCAACCGAGCCTCCAAAACCAACCGTAATAGGCGCGGTAATTAGAGACGCGTACATCTGGAATCTTTTCATTATGCCCTTCTTACGAGAAATGGCGTATAAAGTAGTTGGAATTCCATGCCCAACCTTTTGTCGCAATACAAATTTAATGATGAGGTACACGATCAAAAGACCAAGCACCGGAAATATGAAGTAGAATGCATCATGGTAATTGGCCACAAATTCCCCTTCAAGCAAACTCTGGATAAGGTGCGTGAGGTTTTTGATCATCACCGCAAAGAGCCCGGCAACAAATCCAATGACCGCGCTTAGGAACATGAGGAACTGTCGATGAGAAAGATTCTTCGATTTCCAGGTTAGGAATCTGTGCAATAAGGTTTTACTAATATTTGCCACCGCTAGTTAATTACCGGATGAAGATAAAAAATCCCGCAATACGCGGGATTAATTATTTATGATTTCAACTGAAGATGTAAATCTGTGAGTTGTTGTTCATCGAGTTTCGCTGGAGCATCGATCATCACGTCTCTTCCAGAGTTATTCTTTGGAAATGCAATGTAATCCCGAATACTTTCCTGTCCGCCAAGAATGGCTACCAGTCTGTCGAATCCAAAAGCGATCCCACCATGTGGAGGTGCTCCGTATTGGAAAGCATCCATTAGAAAGCCAAATTGCTCTTCGGCTTCTTCCGGAGTGAATCCAAGGTATTTGAACATTTGCGACTGAGTTTCTTTATCATGTATCCTGATAGAACCTCCGCCAATCTCATTTCCATTAAGTACAAGATCATACGCGTTTGCACGAACTTTCCCAGGATCTGTTTCAAGTAGTGCGAAATCTTCTTTCTTCGGACTCGTAAATGGATGGTGCATTGCGTGGAATCTTTCAGTATCCTCATCCCATTCAAGAAGAGGGAAATCTACTACCCACAAAGGTGCAAATTCATCAGATTTTCTAAGTCCCATTTCATTACCAAGATGCATTCTTAATGCACTTAACTGACTTCTTGTTTTATCAACATCACCAGCCATCACGAGTATGAGATCTCCAGGTTTAGCTGAAGAAGCTTCCGCCCAGGCTTTCAAGTCTTCCTGAGAGTAAAATTTGTCTACTGAAGATTTTAAACTTCCATCTTCATTATATTTTGCCCAAACCAATCCAGTGGCACCAATTTGAGGTCTTTTAACCCATGATATAAGTTTGTCGATCTCTTTACGCGTAAAAGAAGCGGCGCCCGGAACGGCTATCCCAACAACCAATTCCTGTTGATCAAAAACATTAAACCCTTTATTCTTGGCTACATCATCGAGTTCGGCAAATTCCATCCCAAAACGAATGTCTGGTTTGTCATTCCCATATTTGCGCATAGCGTCTGCATAAGTCATTCTTGGGAATTCGTTCACTTCTACATTGCGAATTTCCTTCAGCAAATGCCTGGTCAAACCTTCAAATATATTCAGGATATCTTCCTGTTCCACAAAAGCCATTTCGCAATCGATCTGTGTGAATTCAGGTTGACGATCTGCTCTTAGATCTTCATCACGAAAACATTTTACGATCTGGAAATACTTATCCATCCCGCCTACCATAAGCAACTGCTTAAAAGTTTGCGGTGATTGGGGAAGTGCGTAAAACTGACCTTCGTTCATTCGGCTAGGTACTACAAAGTCACGGGCACCTTCAGGAGTGGATTTAATAAGGTATGGAGTTTCTACTTCAATAAAGCCAGCATTAGAAAGATAGTTTCTTACCTTCATTCCTACCTGGTGTCGAAACATTAATTTATTCTGAACTGGTTTTCTACGAATATCCAGATAGCGATATTTCATTCTAAGATCTTCACCACCATCGGTTTCATCTTCAATAGTAAAAGGTGGTGTTTTTGAAGTATTCAAAATTTTGAAATCCTGTACTAGTAATTCGATCTCCCCAGTAGGAATGTTAGGATTTTTTGCTTCACGCTCGATCACTTCCCCGGTTACCTGGATCACGAATTCACGAGCAAGATTACCTGCTTTCTGCATTAGTTCTTCAGAAGAACGCTCTTCATCAAAAATCAATTGCGTAAGACCATAGCGATCACGAAGATCCACCCAAATCATAAAACCTTTGTTCCTGACTTTTTGCACCCATCCGGAAAGGGTTACTGTATTTCCAATATGTTCGGCATTTAGTTCGCCGCAGGTATGACTTCTGTACATGAATTCTTTAAATTTTGAATGGGCACAAAAGTAAGAAGTTAAACAGTTTTACTGAATCTTTTCTACATGAAAATTCATTTAAAGTTGCCTGATATTAACTTTGGTTATTTGTGTAAAACTCTGCTTAACAGATGAATAAAATCCCAATGTTAATTTAACGTTACCAAAACAAGTCTAAAAGGTAAACTTTTCGTATATTCGTGATGTAAACGTTAATACCGCAAGAGAGATGAAGACTTTGAAAAATATGTTAGTAGCAGCAGTTCTGGCAACAGGAACCGTTGCAATGGCGCAGGATAATGATCCAAAACCCGCTTTTGAGAAGCAGGGTGAATTAATTAAAGGAACATTTTATTATGAAGATGGAAATATTAGACAGGAAGGTACGTACAAGGACGGCAGACTCCACGGAGAATGGATTTCTTACAACAAAGACGGTGAGAAGACGGCCATCGCCAATTACGAAAATGGCCAGAAAGATGGAAAATGGTTCTTCTGGACTGAAGATAAACTTACTGAAGTGGACTATAAAGATAGCGTGATCGCTAGCGTAAATAGCTGGAAAAGCGAAAGCTCTCTTGTTAGTAATGACTAATAATTTTAAGTACGAATAAAAAAACCCGAAGCAAAAGCTTCGGGTTTTTTGTTTGTATTTATTTGAACTTACCTAGTTCGTAGTTTCAATCCTGTTTGAGTTTTCAACTTCTTCCGAAGAGGTTCTTTTTGAATGAACCCACATTTTGATCCTTATCGCGATATAAAACAATAATGGAACAATGATTAAAGTAAGGAAAGTTGCTACGATCAAACCGTAGATCACTGTCCAGGCCAGAGGTCCCCAGAATATCACGTTATCTCCACCAAAGTAGATGTTCGCGTCAAACTCACTGAATAAACTGAAAAAGTCAAGGTTTAGTCCGATTGCCAGCGGAATCAAACCAAGAATAGTTGTGATCGCAGTAAGCAATACTGGTCTTAAACGTGCTTTTCCAGATCTAATGATCGTTTTCAAGAGTTCGTCCTGTGGAAGGTATTCAGATTCTGGTATTCCAAGACGCAGTTTCTTCCTGTCAATCAAGAGCTGTGCATAATCGAGCAGTACCACCCCGTTATTTACCACAATACCCGCGAGAGAAATAATTCCCATCATCGTCATCATGATCACGAAGGCTGAACCGCTAATGACAATTCCTCCAAATACTCCAATAAAACTCAGGAAAATAGCGATCATAATGATCAATGGTTTCGAGATAGAGTTAAACTGGAAGATCAGGATCAGGAATATGAGTCCCAGTCCGCTGAAGAATGCACCTACAAGAAACGCCTGTTGCTTATTTTGCTCTTCTATCTGCCCGGTATAATCTACCTTGATCTCATCTGGCACGCCATCAAAATTCCGCATTTCATTCTGGATTTGCGCAACGGCTGCACCAGCATCTGTATACCCTGGAGATAAAACAGAATAAATCGTAACAACTCTCCTGGTATCCCTGTGCTTAATTGCACTAAACCCAGATTTATTACTTTTCGTAGTTACTGCTGAAACGGGTATTTCTCTTAACTGACCCTTATTATTTCTGAAAGTGATTGTTTGATTAAACAAGGCGCTGTTATCATATCTGGAATCCTCGTCGAATCTTACATAAATATCATAATCTTCGCCACCTTCTTTGTACACACCAGCTTTTGTTCCAAAGATGGAATTTCTAAGTTGTTGTCCAACCTGCCCGGCACTTACTCCTAATTCACCAGCTTTTTCCCGGTCAACTTCTACCACCATCGACGGTTTGTCTTTATTCACATCGATCTTCAACTCGTCTATTGCAGGAATGTTCTTAGTGTTTATATATTCACGCATTTGCTCTGCAGTCGCGATCAATTGATCATAATCTTCACCTTCCAATTCAATATTAATAGGAGGACCGGCAGGAGGACCATTCTGATCTTTTTCTACGGAAATCAAAACTCCCGGGTAAACTCCGTCCAGAGATTCCTGAACCTTTTGTCTCAAAACCTCACTGTCCTTTCCGCGGCGGTATTTGTACTCCCTCATAGAGGCTGTGATCTTACCTTTATGTGGCATTTCAGCCGCAGAACCACCATCGGTTTGTGGATTCCCGGCACCTTCACCAACCTGGGAAACGGCACTTTCGACCATAAAGTTATAACCGTCGTCCATATACTCATCACTGTTGAGTACTTTGTAAACCCTTTCTTCGATCTCCTTCGTGATCGCATTGGTCTTCTCAATATCGGTACCTTCAGGATATTCGATATATACGATGATCTGGTTCGGTTTGTTATCAGGAAAGAATTCAACCTTGGTTCTTTGAGATCCCAGTGAAGCACCAAAACCTACAAAAGCGACGATCAACATTAAAAAGGTAGCTCCAACGATCCAGTAAGGGCGTTTGTTTTTAAACGATGCGGTTAGGCGTCTTTCGTACCAGTTCTCAAGTTTTACCAATGAACTTTTCTGAAATTTATTCGCCATTCTTCGAAGAAATAACCTGTAGATCCATACCATGATCGCTGTAAAGATCATCAATGAACCAAGCGCAGCATATTCTCCACCAAATAAAAATATGAGCAGACCAATTCCTGCAATGATTAAAGAAACCCTAATAATGGTTTTCAATGGCATATTTTTATCCTCTGTTTTCATGAATTGAGAAACCAGAACCGAATTGAAAAATATTGCTACGACCAGTGAAGACCCCAGTACGACCGATAGTGTTATGGGGAAATAGATCATGAACTGTCCCATTAGTCCCGGCCATAATCCCAGCGGAATAAAGGCGGCAACCGTAGTTGCTGTAGAGATAATAATAGGAAATGCAATTTCACCAATACCTTCTTTCGCTGCATCCACGCGGCTCATTCCTTCCTCGTCCATAAGTCGGTAGACATTCTCGACTACCACAATTCCGTTATCAACCAGCATTCCAAGTCCCATGATCAATCCAAAAAGGATCATTGTATTCATGGTGTATCCTAACTGGTTCAGGATCATTAATGACATGAACATGGACATTGGAATTGCAAAACCAACGAAGAGTGCATTTTTAAATCCTAAGAAGAACATTAGCACCGTCACAACCAGGATGATCCCGAAAATTATGTTATTTACCAGGTCATCAACCTGACCAATGGTCTTTGAAGATTGATCATTAGTAATACTTACATTTAGGTTAGTTGGAAATACTTCAGCTTTTGCTTTTTCAACGATAAGTTCGATCTGCTCTGCAGCAGCAACCATATTTTTACCTGAACGTTTCTTTACATCCAGCATTACCACCTGCTCACCAAACTCACGGGCGTAGGTGGTCTTTTCTTTCTCCTGAAAAGTAATATCAGCGATATCCTTCAGGTAAACATCATCACCATCTTCAGACTTAACAACGAAATTATTCAATTCTGAAGGTTCTTCGATTTCACCAAGGATTCTGATGGTTCTTCGCTGTCCGCTGGTAACATAATTACCCGCACTCATGGTCATATTTCCGTTCGAAATAGCACTGGTAATATCATTGAAACTAACGGAGGACGCCATCATTTTATAGATATCCACAGCTACTTCAATTTCTTTATCCTGAGCTCCACGAATATCTACTTTCTTTATTTCAGGTAGATTTTCGATCTCATCCTGTAAGTATTCTCCAAACTCCTTCAGCTTCATTACCGGGTAATCTCCGGAAATATTAATATTCAGAATTGGAATTTCTTCTGAAAGACTCAATTCAAAAACATTGGGTTCTACTTTGGCACCATTAAAAGTTGGCCAGTCTTCACCTGAAGTTTCAGAATCTATTTCATCTTTGACCTTTTGCTTTGCAAGCTCCACAGCAATTCCCTCGTCAAATTCAATAACGATCATGGAATAATCTTCCTGTGAAGTTGAGGTAATTTCCACTACGTTACTTACCGTCTTCAACTTGTCTTCCAGAGGATTTGTAAGCAACTTCTCTATATCTTCCGCAGTATTCCCGGGATATATCGAGCTAACGTAGATCTTCGTTTCTTTTACTTCAGGAAAACTTTCCCGCGGCATGCTGAAATAAGCCGATATTCCGAAGAACAGAATAAGAGCCATCGCCACGTAAATGGTGGTTTTATTCTTTATTGCCCAGGACGAGAGCGCAAACTCCTTGTCCAGATTGTTTTTTTCTTTCGCCATAACTGCTTAGTAATTCATGATTTTGACGGTTTGTCCTTCTTTCACACTACGAGCACCATCCTCAATGATTAGGTCACCATCTTTCAGGCCTTCCAATACTTCAATAGAATCTCCCTGAGATTTTCCGGTCTTAACGATTACTCTCTTAGCCACCGCTTTTTCGCCTTCAACCTGATCTAAAACATATAGGTACTGTTCTCCATCAGCATTTTCAGAAAGAATGTTTTGTGGGACCAGAATTGCGTTTTCACTGGTGTAATCGTTGATCTTTACTCTTGCTGTAAGGTTTGGTTTTATCTCTTTCTCCTTATTTGGAACATCGATCTCTGCAGTAAAGGTTCGGTTGTTGGGATTAATGTAACTACCTACTTGCTTTACCTTAGTGTCCACAGTTTTGCCAAGTACCGGGAAGGTTACTTCTACCGGTTTTCCCTGGGTTACATTGGAGATATAATTTTCTGGTACATCAGTCTTGATATACATATCGTCAAGATTTACGATTCTGAGAATCTGTGTTTGACCAGGTGAAACGACATTTCCCTGCTCTGTGATGATCTCATCAATGGTTCCTGAAAAAGGTGCGCTTACAACAGATTTTGAAAGCTGACTCTTCATTTGCTTTACAGCGTTTACCTGTCCTTCATAATTGGATTTTGCCTGTAAATATTCAATTTCGCTACCAATTTGCTGCTCCCAGAGACGCTTCTGTCTTTCAAAAGTAGTCTTGGCCAGGTCCAGCTGAATTTCCATTTGTGCAAGTTGCTGACTCAATCCACCATCATCGATCTTCGCTAGAGTCTGTCCTTTTGAAACTTTCTGACCTTCTTCTACATAGATCTTCTGAAGAATTCCGCCCATTTCAGCGTTTAGAACGACATTTTTTCTTGTTTCCACGCTTCCCTGTAGTTCAAGGAAATGATCGAAATGTTCAGCTTCCACAGCAAAGGAAGTTACCAGAGGAATATTTCTCTCCGGGTTGATCTCCTTCAGCTTGGAATCAAGTTTTTTAATTTCAGTTTCCAGCTCAGACTGTTGAGCGGTAAGCTCATCTCTTTTCTTCTGAATAGTTTCTATGTCATTGCTTTCCAGAATTTCTTCCGTAGATTTTTCTGAACCACCACCACAGGCAGCTAGCAAAGTACTGAACGATAAAATATATACTAGTTTTCTCATTTTCTGAAGTTGTTTCTAATTATCTGATGTATAAGTACGGGTGTCTAACAGGTTTTCCAGTTCCACTTTAGCAGTGATCACCTGTAACATGGCTTGTAAATAGTTTTGCTGTGCAGTGTATAACTGTCGTTGCGCTTCACTAAGCTCGAAACTACTGGCGATCCCTTCGAAGAACTTGATCTGGTTCTTGTTTTCGATTCTTTCAGATAGTTCGAGGTTTTTAGTAGCATTCTTGTAATTATCAAGGCTAAACTGGTATTCACTTTTAGCACTGTTAATATCACTTTTTACCTGGCTTTCGGTTTGTTCCAGATCAAGCATTGCCTGCTCATACTCAAGTTTTCGCTGCTGAGTTTTGGCACTTCGCATCCCGCTGCTGAAAATTGGTATATTAAGACTCACTCCTAATATGGACTGTCCAAAATATTCCTGATTTCCATTTAAAAAAGTAAAGTCATTACTAAAGCCCTGGTAACCATAATTCACAAATGCGCTTAAGGTAGGGAGTGCTTTCGCCTGCTGAAGTTTTACCTGTATATCTGCGGCTTCTGCCGTATTCTTAGCGATACGATAATCGATATTTTCTTCTACCGGAATTGTCTCAGATAATAAGGAAAGATCGAAATATTTAAGCGCCAGTTCGTTTAGATCATCGGTGGCAACTACATTTTTCTCTACCGGGATTCCAAGGCTTATGTTTAGCATATCATAGGCGATATCCAGCATTCTTCGGCTTCTGGCGAGATCATTTTCAAGGTTAAGCTTGGTAATTTCCAATTGCTCCACATCTTCCTGTTCCGTTAGACCGTTTTCAAAGATCTTCTGGGTATCATTGAAGTTCTTCTCAACATTACCGAGATTTTTCTCAAAGATTTCAACACTTTCTTCCGCCAGTAAAACATTTCCGTAGGCATTGATAATACCTTTCTTGATCTCAAGATTTGTTTTGGTCTTGGCATTTTTGGAAATTTGAAGCAGCGTTTTTACAGATTGAATTCCTACTATATAAGAGCCATCGAAAATTAACTGATTCCAGGTTGCTGTAGCATTTACGCTTTGCTGAGTTCCAAACTGCACCGGTATAAATCCTTCCGGAGAATTTACAGGCACCTCGTTTCTATTCACATTATCGAAGTATTGTTCGACAATGTTCACGGTACTTTGAGTGTTGTCAAATGCACTTGCTGGAAGCAAGGTGACCGGTTGTTTCAGGAAGTTCTGGTAATCTATTCCAGCACTAATTTGCGGCAAACCCTGGGCGATAATCTCCCATTTTTGCTGAAGAGCGATCTCCACATCCTTTTGTGCTATTTGTGACTGGTAATTGTTTTCCAGTCCAAATTCTATCGCTTCCATAAGGGAAAACTGATAGGTCTGGATCGTATCCTGCTGCGAGAAACTTTGCAGGCTTAAGGCCAGCATAATTAAAATTGATATTCTACTTTTCATCTAACTCAATTAAATCTTCTAAAGTTTTTAATCCTTTTGCGGTACATATTGCACGCAGATGGTATTCCAGGAAATGGTCCATCAAAGCCGGCTGAGAATACTTTTCAGGAGCGAATAGATCTGTATCCTTAATTCCCATAAGCCCAACAAAATGTATACGGCTTATAAAATCCACGTTAATGTCCTTACGGTAATAACCACTTTCGATCCCGCGATTGAGGTTATCCTGCATGCAGGTTTCCAAAAGTTCATACTGCTTGTCCTTAAGACTCTCATAGACTTTCGGATAATATTTTTGAAGCTGAAAATGAGGAGAGGTCTTTTCTCCTTTCAAATTCTGCGCGATATAATGTTTGATCTCGTAATTTTCCTTGATCGGATTCTGATTTTTATCCTGAATTGCGCCAATCCCGCAACCCATTGTCTGGATCACCTGTAAACCTGCTGCTGCTACCAATTTGTTCTTGGTAGAAAAATGCGCGTAAATAGTTTTCTTAGAGATCCCGATACTTTCCGCAATGTCATCCATGGTTACACTTTTGAAACCATAGGATAGAAACATCTCTGCGGCACTATTTAAAATTTTCTCCCTCACTTCATGTAAATTTGGTGCAAAAGTAAGTCTAGGAAACTTTAGAAACAAAAAAAGTTTCTTCAGTTTACGTTTATTTAACATTCGCTTAAAATTTGAAATAGGCTCAATTATGGTATTTTAGCGCAAAAATTTCAATACATGCTTACCATTGCGGAATACCGAGAGGCCATCGTCGATTATCTTCATCAAAAGATACAGGTCAAGGAACCGGTAAATCTTTACGAACCAATGGTTTATATTTTAGAGCAGGGAGGTAAACGTTTAAGACCTGTCCTTGTTCTAATGGCAGCTGAAATTTTTGACTGCAACCATAAAAAAGCCCTAGATGCCGCCCTGGCAATAGAGGTTTTTCATAATTTTTCTCTTGTTCATGATGATATTATGGACGATGCGCCGATTCGAAG contains:
- a CDS encoding efflux RND transporter periplasmic adaptor subunit; its protein translation is MRKLVYILSFSTLLAACGGGSEKSTEEILESNDIETIQKKRDELTAQQSELETEIKKLDSKLKEINPERNIPLVTSFAVEAEHFDHFLELQGSVETRKNVVLNAEMGGILQKIYVEEGQKVSKGQTLAKIDDGGLSQQLAQMEIQLDLAKTTFERQKRLWEQQIGSEIEYLQAKSNYEGQVNAVKQMKSQLSKSVVSAPFSGTIDEIITEQGNVVSPGQTQILRIVNLDDMYIKTDVPENYISNVTQGKPVEVTFPVLGKTVDTKVKQVGSYINPNNRTFTAEIDVPNKEKEIKPNLTARVKINDYTSENAILVPQNILSENADGEQYLYVLDQVEGEKAVAKRVIVKTGKSQGDSIEVLEGLKDGDLIIEDGARSVKEGQTVKIMNY
- a CDS encoding TolC family protein, encoding MKSRISILIMLALSLQSFSQQDTIQTYQFSLMEAIEFGLENNYQSQIAQKDVEIALQQKWEIIAQGLPQISAGIDYQNFLKQPVTLLPASAFDNTQSTVNIVEQYFDNVNRNEVPVNSPEGFIPVQFGTQQSVNATATWNQLIFDGSYIVGIQSVKTLLQISKNAKTKTNLEIKKGIINAYGNVLLAEESVEIFEKNLGNVEKNFNDTQKIFENGLTEQEDVEQLEITKLNLENDLARSRRMLDIAYDMLNISLGIPVEKNVVATDDLNELALKYFDLSLLSETIPVEENIDYRIAKNTAEAADIQVKLQQAKALPTLSAFVNYGYQGFSNDFTFLNGNQEYFGQSILGVSLNIPIFSSGMRSAKTQQRKLEYEQAMLDLEQTESQVKSDINSAKSEYQFSLDNYKNATKNLELSERIENKNQIKFFEGIASSFELSEAQRQLYTAQQNYLQAMLQVITAKVELENLLDTRTYTSDN
- a CDS encoding TetR/AcrR family transcriptional regulator; the encoded protein is MLNKRKLKKLFLFLKFPRLTFAPNLHEVREKILNSAAEMFLSYGFKSVTMDDIAESIGISKKTIYAHFSTKNKLVAAAGLQVIQTMGCGIGAIQDKNQNPIKENYEIKHYIAQNLKGEKTSPHFQLQKYYPKVYESLKDKQYELLETCMQDNLNRGIESGYYRKDINVDFISRIHFVGLMGIKDTDLFAPEKYSQPALMDHFLEYHLRAICTAKGLKTLEDLIELDEK